The Eurosta solidaginis isolate ZX-2024a chromosome 4, ASM4086904v1, whole genome shotgun sequence genome includes a window with the following:
- the LOC137249839 gene encoding UNC93-like protein isoform X3, which translates to MGSLPNLHELEETERRRDRRREREQLRERRAHDTSRERERMALFSQHKQSSYNAYLMAGLGMGGGTLGMAAAATGVTHLTNTAPATGGIGFGANTSPTMATTNLSGFAVGGAALLGVGTPALLTKRHHQHQHHRHSLTTRHRVLRTRSSGGTQNIWDEQLMEHLATYSPISTRSHRINPVSSYQVQAALATSRRRESINSSIGAASIRRLITLNNRNCRHRIPPHVRHKMCQNFICLTVAHALICAVLLPLFALQGSNSVWHQREQWLHVGPNIGALLLSGCFLISAAMCLFTKRLIQKVGYATVIGASYIATCAFLLCHLFPSIFTLLPAYILVGVTYSPSWISKIALVVHFGSKLSCSQHECMLSSSHAPDVMDEHKLFCNRDQKVRRLARWFHVAQDLGIIAGALIASFTLACSSNDWNCFDISTTPTVVTQATLLQNKVVNATLPEAMALRSHSYSMTGFLPNIPGYFDDFYYHNEHGERICGADMCPVWHQDNTFDDIGNDTNETIYTQFINERSTGGGITLISVYLLFTVAASALSLYGGKIQGTFRRETYLKGVTDTLLFAGPMAFFVGTEQAYMLGDFLRAFVSCSLGISMVAGALVAMGLMQCIVSCTLSMLLRHTKRIIVISVRTLPEGLGECCRC; encoded by the exons CAATCCTCCTACAATGCATACTTGATGGCGGGTTTGGGTATGGGTGGCGGTACCCTTGGAATGGCGGCTGCTGCTACTGGTGTCACTCATTTAACAAATACTGCACCAGCAACTGGTGGCATCGGTTTTGGCGCAAATACATCACCTACAATGGCAACGACAAACTTAAGTGGATTTGCAGTGGGTGGTGCAGCTTTGCTTGGCGTAGGAACGCCCGCCTTGTTAACCAAACGTCATCATCAGCATCAACATCATCGGCATTCGCTAACAACGCGACATCGAGTGTTGCGTACAAGAAGCTCAGGAGGAACGCAAAATATTTGGGATGAACAATTGATGGAG cACCTGGCCACCTATTCACCAATTTCCACGCGTTCTCATCGTATAAATCCTGTGTCATCATATCAGGTGCAGGCCGCATTAGCAACCTCACGCCGTCGTGAGTCTATCAACAGTTCAATTGGTGCTGCATCTATCAGACGACTAATAACGCTTAATAATCGCAATTGCCGTCACAGAATACCGCCACATGTCCGACATAAAATGTGTCAAAATTTCATTTGCCTGACAGTGGCTCACGCATTGATTTGCGCCGTACTGTTGCCACTTTTCGCATTGCAAGGCTCCAATTCTGTGTGGCATCAACGCGAACAATGGTTGCATGTGGGTCCAAATATAGGCGCATTGCTTCTAAGTGGCTGCTTTCTGATATCTGCTGCTATGTGCCTATTTACGAAACGCCTTATACAAAAAGTTGGTTATGCGACAGTTATTGGTGCCAGTTATATAGCGACTTGCGCGTTTCTCCTGTGCCATCTGTTTCCGTCTATTTTTACGTTATTGCCAGCATATATACTGGTCGGAGTTACATATAGTCCTTCGTGGATTAGTAAAATTGCTTTGGTAGTACACTTTGGCAGCAAGCTAAGCTGCTCACAGCACGAATGTATGCTGAGCTCATCACATGCGCCTGATGTTATGGATGAACATAAGCTTTTTTGCAACCGTGATCAGAAGGTACGTCGCTTGGCGCGTTGGTTCCACGTTGCACAAGATCTGGGCATTATAGCGGGTGCATTAATAGCATCATTCACATTGGCTTGCAGTTCAAATGACTGGAATTGCTTCGATATTAGTACCACCCCCACAGTTGTGACACAAGCGACATTGTTGCAGAATAAAGTTGTGAATGCGACGTTACCAGAAGCGATGGCGCTACGATCACATTCCTACAGCATGACTGGGTTTCTGCCGAATATTCCTGGGTACTTCGATGATTTCTACTATCATAACGAACATGGTGAACGAATTTGTGGCGCCGACATGTGTCCCGTTTGGCACCAGGACAACACCTTCGATGATATTGGCAACGATACAAATGAAACCATTTACACACAGTTCATAAATGAGAGGTCAACTGGTGGTGGTATTACGTTAATCAGCGTATATTTATTATTCACTGTAGCTGCGTCGGCTTTATCTCTCTATGGTGGCAAGATACAGGGTACTTTTCGACGTGAGACCTATCTTAAAGGTGTGACTGATACATTACTATTCGCCGGACCAATGGCGTTTTTCGTTGGTACCGAACAAGCTTACATGCTGGGTGACTTCTTGCGG GCTTTTGTTTCCTGCTCGTTGGGTATTAGTATGGTTGCTGGCGCCTTAGTGGCCATGGGTCTCATGCAGTGCATAGTTTCATGTACTCTCAGCATGTTACTTCGGCATACAAAACGGATCATAGTTATAT cggtaaggacactccccgaaggccttggggagtgttgtcgatgttga